A stretch of the Jeotgalibacillus haloalkalitolerans genome encodes the following:
- a CDS encoding esterase/lipase family protein — protein sequence MKKTLSLLIAVFLLLSLPSAAFAGGFKTPGNSLVPGTISIGEAPAYIDPAKPVVVFVQGLTNDSTVWYNENDMYSRALAAGYETAFVELNDSGGTPKSYWDNGEMLAGQLEEISAHFGGKKLVIVAFSKGGVDTQVALIHEGKYPLVSNVITLSSPHYGSELANLANSTSLGWLASLIGQNSEGTQSLQTGTMNYFRSITDNRFEASQNSYFSLAGTRTGPLFSAYWFGSGFISGPNDGVVSVASAQLPYGRSLAVGNWNHGEVNKGYNTLSIFQPYLTTQRAAAFSDFSAMEAREDETGPLDTLIRGGAQDGKASESFYVEDEAESLVINWMSATPHNTVTLKSPKGPARDYEVTADEDDTMFFDGAYHHTIEVSDPEAGKWIAETVTEEESAYALMVTFQSTLNDQLALEPAGNKRSWALEANLGLRNKAQRHAEIEMFSEIGFIPGNGKGNQRSGQQMRTFKQSGKSVTIPSEEGTYNMTVEVEGTTPSGQKFQRTVIESVFVDKEGFAY from the coding sequence ATGAAAAAAACGCTTTCCCTGTTAATTGCTGTGTTCCTGCTTCTGTCACTGCCGTCTGCCGCTTTTGCCGGAGGATTTAAGACGCCTGGTAACTCACTTGTTCCAGGTACAATCAGTATTGGTGAAGCCCCTGCTTACATAGACCCTGCAAAGCCTGTTGTTGTATTTGTTCAGGGTCTGACGAATGATTCGACCGTTTGGTATAACGAAAATGATATGTACAGCCGTGCGCTTGCGGCGGGTTATGAAACAGCTTTTGTTGAGCTGAATGATTCCGGAGGCACGCCTAAAAGTTATTGGGATAATGGTGAGATGCTTGCAGGTCAGCTTGAAGAGATCTCTGCTCATTTTGGCGGAAAAAAGCTGGTGATCGTTGCGTTTAGTAAAGGGGGCGTTGATACTCAGGTTGCCCTGATTCATGAAGGGAAGTATCCGCTTGTCTCGAATGTCATTACGCTCAGCTCACCTCACTATGGAAGTGAGCTTGCCAACCTGGCGAATAGTACATCTCTTGGCTGGCTTGCGAGTCTGATTGGACAGAATAGTGAAGGTACTCAGAGTCTGCAGACTGGTACAATGAACTACTTCCGTTCGATCACTGATAACCGCTTTGAAGCATCACAAAACAGTTATTTTTCTCTTGCAGGTACACGCACCGGACCTTTGTTCAGTGCTTACTGGTTTGGGAGCGGTTTCATTTCAGGACCAAATGATGGGGTTGTATCAGTTGCAAGTGCTCAACTGCCCTACGGTAGGAGTCTGGCTGTCGGGAACTGGAATCACGGTGAGGTCAATAAGGGATATAATACCCTGTCGATCTTCCAGCCATATCTAACGACACAGCGGGCTGCTGCATTCTCTGATTTTAGCGCAATGGAAGCAAGGGAAGACGAAACCGGACCGCTGGATACTCTTATAAGAGGCGGGGCACAGGATGGTAAAGCGTCAGAGAGTTTCTATGTAGAGGATGAAGCAGAAAGCCTTGTGATTAACTGGATGAGTGCCACACCGCATAACACGGTGACGCTGAAATCTCCTAAAGGGCCGGCACGGGATTATGAGGTGACGGCTGATGAGGATGATACGATGTTTTTTGACGGAGCTTATCATCATACGATTGAAGTATCTGACCCTGAAGCCGGGAAGTGGATCGCAGAAACTGTAACGGAAGAGGAATCTGCTTATGCTTTAATGGTCACTTTCCAATCAACATTAAACGATCAGCTCGCGCTTGAGCCTGCTGGAAATAAGCGGAGCTGGGCTTTAGAAGCGAACCTTGGCTTAAGAAATAAAGCGCAGCGTCATGCAGAGATCGAGATGTTTAGTGAAATAGGGTTTATTCCGGGTAACGGTAAAGGAAATCAGCGCTCTGGTCAGCAGATGCGTACATTTAAGCAAAGCGGAAAATCTGTGACGATTCCTTCAGAAGAGGGTACCTACAATATGACGGTGGAAGTGGAAGGCACTACGCCATCCGGACAGAAGTTCCAGCGTACAGTGATAGAGTCTGTATTTGTCGATAAGGAAGGGTTCGCTTACTAA
- a CDS encoding multicopper oxidase domain-containing protein, producing MRRFFHIVAIPIRIVLNQFGDHNPNGMMYVLKENEKRVKRLVKKNPFTPVELVQPLVIRANAGDDIEILFENKLPFPAGIHMEEADYDVMDSDGAEVGFNHSSLVKKGKKKTYHFRVNRPGTYPFSDLGNPSSTEKGSNGNGLFGALFVQKRGSWWTHPETGGPVTSGPFADIHHPFLPSFREYAWLFHDEMETDDLTGNQPINPMTNEQSESTHAVNYRYEPLGNRKKLVDEGVVCPECDGEEVHHDSWVFGDPATPILRGYKGDPAVIRLVHSGIKETHVFHYHVHQWLKDPSNADSEIIDAQSISPQSWYDIEPLYGLGSLQGAIGDAIIHCHLYPHFEAGMWGMNRIFDTLQDGTQRYPDGTQINALQPLPDRPKPPRPTKDKPGFPNFIPGKPGFKAPRPPLGIEGGRGLTDLERQAAIPDPRPGAVFADPCGFNPDAPVIEYRVSAIELPIIYNRQGWHDPKGRIFVLDDDLEAVLNGEKEPEPLVIHTPAGTCVRIHFTNRLPEIAGGDVFQLFTRTYETGFHIHFMKFDVLVNDGANVGWNYDSSVLQGQTITYEYYADVELKAWFYHDHLFATHHQQHGVFGSGVIHPRFTKFLDSKTGDPVINATEITAVHPLIPDYRDLSLFVQDFALLYERDGTPIQPPDYPGSQDDPGVFGVNYKCEPLQFRLQGPGDPAYSFSSHVNGDPITPVFNCYKGDPLRVRLIQGAQEESHSFHIHGMRWKAERPDVETRFESQKHIGISESFTLETFAPHSGDYLWTFATEEDLWNGLWGLIRAFEEPVEGLIPLPDQRPFKSDPFLTTATDGIPPGKPSEIESPAPAEAPLRRFDITAFHLPLSYSKHGEHDPYGIIFAHTEDKEAILAGQKSPEPLILRVNAGEEVEIRLTNALTPGRFPYPDGIWAYPEVKEQAFYPPSLRISLHPQLVLADVKTSSGETAGFNFDQSAGPGESITYRWYIDHAFGASGLWDMTDIRNHRSLGSFGMLIAEPRGSEVLDPTELTEDRKASAVVLKHPFLPETREFVLIMHDGVRLKDKNGNLIIDPADGILGETEEEDLFDTYDQGSRGFNYRTERLIRRLEKHDNPGWLFSSKAHGDPSTPVFEAYPGDPVTIRLVNPSERRRAHTFRLHGHYWNTDAMDLTSQVKSFDGPVITGHTADLKLHYGAGGWSGLSGDYMYRSGNIRWDIELGMWGMLRVYKRMQHHLPPLNQKKDDVT from the coding sequence GTGAGACGTTTCTTTCACATTGTCGCCATTCCGATCCGGATTGTACTCAATCAATTCGGTGATCATAATCCCAATGGCATGATGTATGTATTAAAAGAAAATGAAAAGAGAGTAAAGCGTCTTGTCAAAAAGAATCCTTTCACCCCGGTGGAGCTGGTTCAACCTTTAGTGATCAGGGCAAATGCCGGTGATGATATCGAGATTCTGTTTGAAAATAAGCTTCCTTTTCCAGCCGGTATCCATATGGAGGAAGCAGATTATGATGTGATGGATTCTGATGGAGCGGAAGTGGGATTCAATCATTCATCGCTCGTGAAAAAGGGGAAGAAAAAGACGTATCATTTCCGGGTGAACCGCCCTGGCACTTATCCATTTTCAGACCTCGGCAACCCTTCAAGTACAGAGAAAGGGTCAAATGGGAACGGTTTATTTGGTGCTCTTTTTGTTCAGAAAAGGGGATCCTGGTGGACACATCCTGAGACAGGCGGCCCGGTTACGAGCGGACCATTTGCAGATATTCATCACCCTTTTTTACCTTCATTCCGTGAATATGCATGGCTCTTTCATGATGAGATGGAGACTGATGATTTAACAGGCAATCAGCCGATTAACCCGATGACGAATGAGCAGAGTGAGTCCACGCATGCGGTGAATTACCGCTATGAACCGCTTGGGAATCGCAAGAAACTGGTGGATGAAGGTGTTGTATGTCCGGAATGTGACGGGGAAGAGGTGCATCATGATTCCTGGGTATTCGGGGATCCAGCGACACCGATTTTAAGAGGTTATAAAGGGGATCCTGCAGTCATTCGCCTGGTGCATAGCGGCATTAAGGAGACACACGTATTTCACTACCACGTTCACCAGTGGCTGAAAGACCCGTCTAATGCAGATTCCGAGATTATTGATGCGCAGAGTATCAGCCCTCAATCCTGGTATGACATCGAACCGCTTTATGGACTTGGCAGCCTGCAGGGGGCGATCGGAGACGCGATCATTCACTGTCATCTGTATCCTCATTTTGAAGCGGGGATGTGGGGGATGAACCGGATATTCGATACACTTCAGGATGGAACACAGCGTTATCCGGACGGAACACAGATTAACGCGCTCCAGCCGCTCCCTGACCGGCCAAAGCCCCCGAGACCGACAAAGGATAAACCGGGATTTCCGAATTTCATTCCAGGGAAACCGGGCTTTAAAGCACCGCGTCCACCGCTTGGTATTGAAGGTGGAAGAGGGCTGACAGACCTGGAAAGACAGGCAGCAATACCTGATCCGAGACCTGGTGCTGTTTTTGCAGATCCATGCGGATTTAATCCTGATGCACCAGTGATTGAATACCGTGTTTCAGCCATTGAACTGCCGATTATTTATAACCGTCAGGGCTGGCATGATCCAAAGGGCCGGATCTTTGTGCTGGATGATGACCTTGAGGCTGTACTGAATGGTGAAAAAGAGCCGGAACCGCTTGTCATTCATACACCGGCAGGCACCTGCGTCAGAATTCATTTTACAAATCGTCTGCCGGAGATTGCAGGCGGAGATGTGTTTCAGCTCTTTACGCGCACCTATGAAACAGGGTTTCATATTCATTTTATGAAGTTCGATGTCCTTGTTAATGACGGGGCAAACGTAGGGTGGAACTATGATTCAAGTGTGCTGCAGGGCCAGACGATCACCTATGAATATTATGCTGACGTCGAACTGAAAGCCTGGTTTTATCATGATCACCTGTTTGCTACGCACCACCAGCAGCACGGTGTTTTTGGTTCGGGTGTCATCCATCCGCGCTTTACAAAATTCCTGGATTCAAAAACAGGCGATCCGGTGATTAATGCAACGGAAATAACAGCGGTGCATCCGCTGATACCTGACTACCGGGACCTTTCGTTATTTGTACAGGACTTTGCCCTTTTATATGAGCGTGACGGCACGCCAATTCAGCCTCCTGATTATCCGGGCTCACAGGATGACCCCGGTGTATTTGGTGTCAATTATAAATGTGAACCGCTCCAGTTCCGTCTGCAAGGACCGGGTGACCCGGCTTACTCTTTCAGCTCCCATGTTAATGGAGATCCCATCACGCCGGTATTTAATTGTTATAAAGGAGATCCACTCAGAGTCAGGCTGATTCAGGGTGCGCAGGAGGAATCGCACAGTTTTCATATTCACGGGATGCGCTGGAAAGCAGAGCGGCCTGATGTCGAGACAAGATTTGAGTCGCAAAAGCATATTGGCATCTCAGAGTCCTTCACGCTGGAAACTTTCGCTCCGCATTCAGGAGATTACTTGTGGACCTTTGCAACAGAAGAAGATCTGTGGAATGGATTATGGGGACTCATTCGTGCATTTGAAGAGCCAGTGGAGGGATTAATTCCGTTGCCTGATCAGAGGCCGTTTAAGTCTGACCCGTTTTTGACAACTGCCACAGATGGAATTCCTCCTGGAAAACCATCAGAGATCGAAAGCCCGGCACCTGCAGAAGCACCGCTGAGACGATTTGATATTACCGCTTTCCATCTCCCGTTATCCTACAGTAAACACGGTGAGCACGATCCTTATGGCATTATTTTCGCACACACTGAAGATAAAGAAGCCATTTTAGCAGGTCAGAAATCACCGGAGCCGCTTATTCTGCGTGTTAATGCGGGGGAAGAGGTAGAGATCCGGTTAACAAACGCTTTAACGCCTGGCCGTTTCCCGTATCCGGATGGCATATGGGCTTACCCTGAAGTAAAGGAGCAGGCATTTTACCCGCCGTCATTACGCATTTCGCTGCACCCGCAACTTGTTCTGGCGGATGTGAAAACATCATCCGGTGAGACAGCAGGCTTTAACTTTGATCAGTCGGCAGGACCTGGTGAATCCATCACCTATCGCTGGTATATAGACCATGCATTTGGCGCAAGCGGGCTGTGGGATATGACTGATATCAGGAATCACCGGTCACTTGGCTCATTTGGCATGTTAATTGCAGAGCCAAGAGGGTCAGAGGTGCTTGATCCGACAGAACTGACAGAGGATAGAAAAGCTTCTGCCGTGGTCCTCAAACATCCGTTTTTACCAGAGACAAGAGAGTTTGTACTCATCATGCATGACGGTGTGAGACTTAAAGATAAAAATGGAAACCTGATCATTGACCCGGCTGACGGCATTCTTGGTGAGACTGAGGAAGAAGATTTGTTTGATACGTATGATCAGGGTTCAAGAGGGTTCAATTACCGGACAGAAAGGTTGATCAGAAGGCTCGAAAAACACGATAACCCTGGGTGGCTATTCAGCTCAAAAGCACATGGTGACCCATCAACGCCTGTATTTGAAGCCTACCCTGGAGATCCGGTTACAATCCGGCTTGTCAACCCTTCAGAACGCAGGCGTGCACACACTTTCAGGCTCCATGGCCACTACTGGAACACGGATGCAATGGATTTGACTTCCCAGGTAAAATCATTCGACGGTCCGGTCATTACAGGTCACACAGCAGATTTGAAGCTTCATTATGGAGCAGGCGGATGGTCCGGATTATCAGGTGATTATATGTACCGTTCAGGTAATATCCGCTGGGATATCGAGCTTGGTATGTGGGGGATGTTAAGGGTTTATAAGCGGATGCAGCATCATTTACCGCCGCTTAATCAGAAAAAAGATGACGTAACATGA
- a CDS encoding SCO family protein produces MKVFSTGVFFLLLAGAAWGVWYLQTSLPVLKSIEPFQMASVIDEESYTSENDRIKVVAFFYTACPDVCPFTMSDLKEVDSELRGEGVFEEQVEFVAITLDPEADTEERIMNYAKSFDALTDHWHWLRGTEKETAEVTEQFRMQRVKLDGQIVHSTTLYLVDAEHQIRGTYQMATARDRLNMEELVRDVLRLAGE; encoded by the coding sequence ATGAAGGTGTTCAGCACAGGAGTGTTCTTTTTATTGCTGGCAGGTGCAGCATGGGGTGTATGGTACTTGCAGACATCACTTCCTGTCCTTAAATCAATTGAGCCATTTCAGATGGCATCAGTTATAGATGAGGAAAGTTATACCTCTGAAAATGACCGTATCAAAGTTGTCGCATTTTTTTATACTGCCTGTCCGGATGTTTGCCCGTTTACAATGAGTGACTTGAAAGAAGTAGATAGCGAGCTGCGAGGGGAAGGCGTATTTGAAGAGCAGGTGGAATTTGTGGCCATTACCCTGGATCCTGAAGCGGATACAGAGGAGCGGATTATGAACTATGCAAAGTCCTTTGATGCCCTCACAGATCACTGGCACTGGTTAAGAGGGACGGAAAAGGAGACCGCAGAAGTAACTGAACAGTTTCGCATGCAGCGCGTGAAGCTTGACGGTCAGATTGTTCACAGTACAACGCTTTATTTAGTGGATGCTGAACATCAGATTCGCGGCACTTATCAGATGGCTACTGCACGGGACCGGCTGAACATGGAAGAACTGGTTCGTGATGTTTTGAGGCTGGCTGGAGAGTGA
- a CDS encoding FAD-dependent oxidoreductase: MKIAVIGSTHAGTAAVTNMANMYPDADITVYEKNDNVSFLSCGLALYVGGVVEDPQGLFYSSPEQLRSLGVTMKMQHAVQEIDTARKQIKALNLVTGEEVNDSYDKLVMSTGSWPIIPPIDGIKLDNILLAKNFNQANTIIEKSRDVKHVTVVGAGYIGVELVEAFQQAGKKVTLIDGVDRILNKYLDEEFTDQVEQAFIDRGVELRLGETVTRFEGETSVEAVVTNAGRVETDLVIMCVGFRPNTELLKGKVDMLPNGAIKVDDYMRTSDPDILAAGDCCAVKYNPTGQAAYIPLATNAVRMGTLVARNLIEPVMKNVGTQGTSGLHIYDLNMASTGLTETSAKAADIHVKSVTILEKHRPEFMPTAEDVLLKVSYLPESRKIIGAQVLSKADVTQSINTLSVCIQTGMTIDELGFVDFFFQPHFNQPWNFLNKAGLAAAETRKPELV; this comes from the coding sequence ATGAAAATCGCAGTAATCGGAAGTACTCACGCTGGGACAGCAGCTGTAACGAATATGGCCAATATGTATCCTGATGCAGATATTACAGTCTATGAGAAAAACGATAATGTGTCCTTTCTATCATGTGGTTTAGCATTATATGTCGGCGGTGTCGTTGAAGATCCGCAGGGGCTTTTCTACAGCTCACCTGAACAGCTGAGAAGTCTTGGTGTTACGATGAAAATGCAGCATGCCGTGCAGGAAATCGATACTGCGCGCAAGCAGATCAAAGCGTTAAATCTTGTCACTGGTGAAGAGGTGAATGACAGCTACGATAAGCTTGTGATGTCTACCGGCTCCTGGCCAATCATTCCGCCAATTGATGGCATAAAGCTCGATAATATTCTGTTAGCGAAGAACTTCAACCAGGCAAATACAATTATTGAGAAGTCACGTGACGTAAAACATGTAACTGTTGTAGGAGCAGGCTATATCGGAGTTGAGCTTGTTGAAGCATTTCAGCAGGCAGGTAAGAAAGTAACGCTCATTGACGGTGTAGACCGTATTTTGAATAAATATCTTGATGAGGAATTTACAGATCAGGTGGAACAGGCATTCATTGACCGCGGCGTTGAGCTTAGACTTGGTGAGACCGTAACACGTTTTGAAGGTGAAACATCTGTTGAGGCCGTTGTTACGAATGCAGGACGCGTTGAGACCGACCTGGTCATTATGTGTGTCGGTTTCCGCCCGAATACTGAGCTTTTAAAAGGAAAAGTGGATATGCTGCCAAATGGGGCAATTAAAGTGGATGACTATATGCGTACAAGTGATCCTGATATTCTTGCAGCCGGCGACTGCTGTGCAGTGAAATATAACCCGACTGGCCAGGCTGCCTATATTCCGCTTGCAACAAACGCAGTCAGAATGGGTACGCTCGTTGCACGCAACCTGATTGAGCCGGTCATGAAAAATGTTGGTACGCAAGGTACGTCAGGGCTTCACATTTATGACTTGAATATGGCATCAACAGGCTTAACTGAAACCAGTGCAAAAGCTGCGGACATTCATGTGAAAAGTGTCACAATCTTAGAAAAGCACCGTCCTGAATTTATGCCGACAGCAGAGGATGTGCTGCTGAAGGTCAGCTATCTTCCTGAAAGCCGCAAGATCATTGGCGCACAGGTCTTATCAAAAGCGGATGTGACACAGTCAATTAACACACTCAGCGTCTGCATTCAGACTGGCATGACAATCGATGAACTCGGCTTTGTCGACTTCTTCTTCCAGCCGCACTTTAACCAGCCATGGAACTTCCTGAATAAAGCAGGACTTGCAGCGGCGGAGACACGTAAACCGGAACTGGTTTAA
- a CDS encoding gluconokinase, with amino-acid sequence MQRFVIGLDLGTTSVKAVMFYRDGKVKAEAEQLIKTVYSTDGYAEQDPEVIVSSAVFALKSVLDKANVSAEDILGIGFSSAMHSLICTDGNGRALSKAMIWADGRGRQQAKDLMESEGAAFYKRTGTPIHPMSPLTKLMWMKETGYGPYLQAEYMMSIKEYIIFQWFQERAIDYAMASATGMLDGRTLRWDREILETAGIREEQLGTPVSPDYQLGELNPVIAGYLKLPAHIPFVIGSADGQLANLGSSGLEENCLTISAGTSGAVRKWTNSFTVSEGQEVFCYAFTPDHYITGGPTNNGGVAIDWLKKTFNYPGTYEELINEAAAAPTGADGLIFLPYINGERAPLWDQDARGSLIGLSISHGVPHYARAVLEGITLNLYQIYLSLGAAGEEAEVIYVNGGLSRSALWVQILSNIFNKPVQCTESHHSAAWGAAWLVLTALGEKESLDQIKENIPLGERFEPDEDQHEEYRKIYERYSRLVEVMTV; translated from the coding sequence ATGCAAAGGTTTGTAATTGGTCTTGATCTTGGTACAACCAGTGTGAAAGCAGTGATGTTTTACCGGGATGGAAAAGTAAAAGCTGAAGCGGAACAGTTAATTAAAACAGTTTATTCAACAGATGGGTATGCAGAGCAGGATCCGGAGGTGATCGTATCATCTGCAGTGTTTGCGTTAAAAAGTGTGCTGGATAAAGCGAATGTCAGCGCAGAAGATATTCTGGGCATTGGTTTTTCAAGTGCCATGCACTCTTTGATCTGCACTGATGGGAATGGCCGGGCGCTTTCAAAAGCAATGATATGGGCAGATGGAAGAGGCCGACAGCAGGCAAAAGATTTGATGGAATCAGAAGGGGCTGCTTTTTATAAACGTACAGGTACGCCCATCCATCCAATGTCTCCTTTAACAAAGCTGATGTGGATGAAGGAGACAGGCTATGGCCCTTATTTACAGGCTGAATATATGATGTCAATTAAAGAATATATCATCTTTCAGTGGTTTCAAGAGCGGGCGATTGATTATGCAATGGCTTCAGCGACTGGCATGCTGGATGGTCGGACCTTGCGATGGGATAGAGAAATACTTGAAACCGCAGGCATCAGAGAAGAGCAGCTGGGTACACCGGTATCGCCTGATTACCAGCTGGGTGAACTGAACCCTGTTATCGCGGGCTATTTAAAGCTTCCAGCGCACATACCATTTGTGATTGGATCGGCTGACGGGCAGCTTGCCAACCTTGGCAGCAGCGGACTTGAAGAAAATTGTCTCACCATTTCAGCCGGTACGAGCGGGGCAGTACGTAAATGGACAAACAGCTTTACTGTCAGTGAAGGTCAGGAAGTGTTCTGTTATGCATTTACGCCGGATCATTATATTACAGGCGGTCCTACCAACAATGGAGGGGTTGCAATCGACTGGCTCAAAAAGACCTTTAATTATCCTGGCACATATGAAGAGCTGATCAATGAAGCAGCAGCGGCACCCACAGGAGCAGATGGATTAATTTTTTTACCGTATATTAACGGAGAGCGTGCACCACTTTGGGATCAAGATGCAAGAGGAAGCTTAATCGGTCTTTCGATTTCACACGGGGTTCCACACTATGCGAGGGCTGTGCTCGAAGGTATTACATTGAATCTGTATCAGATCTATCTTTCTCTTGGTGCCGCCGGAGAAGAGGCAGAAGTGATTTACGTTAACGGGGGTTTATCCCGGTCAGCACTTTGGGTCCAAATTCTTTCGAATATCTTTAATAAACCGGTTCAGTGTACAGAAAGTCACCATAGTGCTGCCTGGGGAGCTGCATGGTTAGTGTTAACTGCTCTGGGAGAAAAAGAATCACTGGATCAGATTAAAGAAAATATTCCTTTAGGAGAACGGTTCGAACCTGATGAAGATCAGCATGAAGAATATAGGAAGATTTACGAACGCTACAGCAGGCTGGTTGAGGTGATGACTGTATAA
- a CDS encoding class I SAM-dependent methyltransferase has translation MNAWDRRFQNKTYIYGKEPNEFIVFAQKKLNLRRGSVLAVAEGEGRNAVFMAEKGLSVTAWDYSAEGLKKTQSLAAERHVEIKTALADLTDADWTPESYDAVINVFGHIDPAGRESMLEGIKNTIKPRGYYISEVYSKHQLPYKTGGPPKEEFLYDAGEILETFKDWRIIHFFTGEVTRQEGKLHNGLSHVIQIIAQKI, from the coding sequence ATGAATGCATGGGATAGAAGGTTTCAAAACAAAACGTATATTTACGGAAAAGAACCTAACGAATTTATCGTTTTCGCGCAGAAAAAGCTGAATTTAAGAAGAGGTTCTGTGTTAGCGGTAGCTGAAGGAGAAGGCAGAAATGCTGTGTTTATGGCTGAAAAAGGACTCAGCGTTACGGCATGGGATTATTCAGCAGAAGGTCTCAAAAAAACGCAGTCACTGGCCGCTGAAAGACATGTAGAGATAAAAACCGCTCTGGCTGATCTTACCGATGCAGACTGGACACCTGAATCGTATGACGCGGTAATTAACGTATTTGGTCATATTGATCCTGCAGGCAGAGAGTCAATGCTTGAGGGAATCAAAAACACAATCAAACCCCGCGGCTATTATATCAGCGAAGTGTATTCGAAGCACCAGCTTCCTTACAAAACAGGAGGTCCTCCAAAGGAAGAATTTCTATATGATGCAGGAGAAATACTTGAGACATTTAAAGACTGGAGAATTATTCACTTCTTTACCGGCGAGGTCACTAGACAGGAAGGAAAGCTGCATAACGGGCTTTCACACGTGATACAAATCATTGCGCAAAAAATCTGA
- a CDS encoding glycoside hydrolase family 13 protein, with product MKKTWWKEAVVYQVYWRSFYDSNGDGFGDLRGVLEKLDYIKMLGVDVIWLNPFYESPDRDNGYDISDYEAVMEKAGDLDTFKELLEAIHAKGMKVIMDLVVNHTSDQHPWFLDSKSSKDHPKRDWYIWREGKEDGPPNNWRSYFEPSTWTKSEETGEYYFHSFAKEQPDLNWENTEVRREIYRMMRSWLDLGIDGFRMDVINLLAKQEGFPDADNPDHISYLADNPGIHDYLQEMNREVLSHYDVMTVGEIPFVNPDTGLLYVHEDRNELNTLFHFQVADEMPVMDLPKYKEIQENWYKGIFEKGWNSQFLNNHDHTRQVTRYGNDGKYRTESAKLLGIMLHTLPGMPYIYQGEEIGMTGVRFDSIEDYNDIAMKNKYKEEVEKGRDPEEVFEDLLLLSRDNSRTPMQWNDKENAGFTKGKPWIRVNPNYQEINVEQALADQSSVFYTYQNLIELRKEHPVMVYGDYEDLSKGKEPLYMYKRVYKNTSWLIALNHSDQSLSLESPKAYAGEATRLVIGNYKVDAAARSVMPETLDLKPYEARVYEFVSAD from the coding sequence ATGAAGAAAACATGGTGGAAGGAAGCGGTTGTCTATCAGGTATACTGGCGCAGCTTTTATGACAGCAATGGTGATGGGTTTGGAGACCTCCGGGGTGTGCTTGAAAAGCTGGATTACATAAAGATGCTTGGTGTGGATGTGATCTGGCTGAATCCGTTTTATGAATCACCCGACCGTGATAACGGCTATGACATTTCAGACTATGAAGCTGTGATGGAAAAAGCGGGTGATCTGGATACTTTCAAAGAACTGCTGGAAGCAATTCATGCTAAAGGGATGAAGGTGATCATGGATCTAGTGGTTAATCACACATCCGATCAGCATCCATGGTTTCTGGATTCCAAATCCTCAAAAGACCATCCGAAACGTGACTGGTATATCTGGCGCGAAGGAAAAGAAGATGGACCACCGAATAACTGGCGCTCATACTTTGAACCATCAACGTGGACGAAGAGTGAAGAAACCGGTGAGTATTACTTTCATTCTTTTGCAAAAGAGCAGCCTGATCTGAACTGGGAGAACACTGAAGTAAGGCGGGAGATCTACCGTATGATGCGTTCATGGCTCGATCTTGGCATTGACGGATTCAGAATGGATGTGATTAACCTGCTTGCAAAACAGGAAGGCTTCCCGGATGCAGACAACCCTGATCATATCAGTTATCTCGCTGATAACCCGGGTATTCACGATTATCTGCAGGAAATGAACAGAGAGGTGCTATCTCATTATGACGTGATGACAGTCGGAGAGATTCCATTTGTCAATCCAGATACCGGCCTTTTATATGTTCATGAAGACCGGAACGAATTGAATACCCTGTTTCATTTTCAGGTGGCGGATGAAATGCCGGTGATGGATCTGCCGAAGTATAAGGAAATCCAGGAGAATTGGTATAAAGGTATTTTTGAAAAAGGCTGGAACTCTCAGTTTTTAAATAATCATGATCATACGCGACAGGTGACCCGCTACGGAAATGATGGGAAATACCGCACAGAATCAGCCAAGCTGCTTGGTATTATGCTTCATACACTGCCTGGTATGCCATACATTTATCAGGGTGAAGAGATCGGCATGACTGGTGTCCGCTTTGATTCAATAGAGGACTACAATGACATTGCGATGAAAAATAAATATAAAGAAGAAGTGGAAAAGGGAAGAGATCCGGAAGAAGTATTTGAGGACCTTCTGCTGCTCAGCCGGGACAATTCCCGTACACCAATGCAGTGGAATGACAAAGAAAATGCCGGCTTTACAAAAGGGAAGCCGTGGATCAGGGTGAACCCCAACTATCAGGAAATCAATGTGGAACAGGCGCTTGCTGATCAAAGCTCTGTATTCTATACGTACCAGAACCTGATCGAACTGCGCAAAGAGCATCCCGTAATGGTTTATGGTGATTATGAGGATCTCTCAAAAGGGAAAGAACCGCTGTACATGTATAAAAGAGTATATAAAAATACGTCATGGCTAATTGCATTGAATCACTCGGATCAGTCACTTTCATTGGAAAGCCCTAAAGCCTATGCAGGTGAAGCAACTCGTCTTGTGATCGGTAACTATAAAGTCGACGCTGCAGCAAGGTCTGTAATGCCTGAGACGCTCGACTTAAAACCATATGAAGCCCGTGTATATGAGTTTGTATCAGCAGATTAA